From the Candidatus Hydrogenedentota bacterium genome, the window GCCAATCGGACACGCAACACGCTCATCTAGACTCCTCTCCGCGGGCAGATTCTATTTCTCAGCAAACATCCCTTTCCGGACGTTCACACTCAGCATAGTGCCGACACACATCATTGTGGTCAAGTAAAATGAGCCGCCGTAGCTGAGAAAGGGTAACGGCAGTCCTGTAATTGGCATCAGATGGATTGTAATGGCCACGTTTACAAACACGTGAAAGGCCAGGATGGTCACGCAGCCCGCGGCGAGGAGGTTGCCGGCGGGTTCGGGGCATTCCTCCGACAGAACGAGCCCTCGTATCAAGAACGCGGTAAATAGCGCGATCACCACGGCCGCTCCGACGAATCCCCGTTCCTCGGCCAGGAGCGAGAAGATGAAGTCCGTGCGGTATTCGGGCAGGAACCGGAGGTGGGTCTGCGTTCCGTGCCCAACGCCTTTGCCCCACATCTGGCCGCTGCCGACGGCGATTTTGGTCTGGATGATCTGGTAGCCCTCGCTGTCGGGGGCTTTGGTGGGGTCGATGAAGGTCTTGACCCGGTCGCGCTGATAGGGTTCGAGCCTCATCCATAGCACCGGGACTATCGCGAGCCCCACGAGGATAATGGCGGCGAGGTGCCATTTGCGGCAGCCCGCCACGAACACCATGACGAACGCCACGGGAACATAGGTCAGCGCCGTTCCCATGTCGGATTGGGCGGCGATGAGGATGCTCGGGACAGCCGCGATAAGAAATGCCAGAACCAGGTAGGGGATTCTGCGGATTCGGGGCCCGATCTTGGCAAGGTACCAGGCCAGCATGTAGATGGTGGCGAGCTTGGTGTACTCGGACGGCTGCAGGCCGAACGTGCCGATCCGGAACCAGCTTCGTCCGCCTTTGACCGTCAGACCGATCGTGAGCACGGCCAACAGTGCGGCCAGTGCGCCAATGTACATCAGGGGCGCGAGGGCCGCCAGGAAGCGGTAATCGATGCAGACGATTATCAGCGCGACCAGGGCTCCGATGCCGAGGAACAGCGCCTGGCGCGCGAAATGCGGAGTAGCCTCGGCCCCTTCGTACCCGTAACTGGCGCTGTACATGTTCGACAGTCCGACGTATGCGAGTCCGGCCACCAGGACGACGACCAGCCAGTCGAGGTGGCGCAGATTGCGCCAGTTCACAATGCGGATATGGGAATCCATCAGATTCAGGTCGCGTGCGATCTGGCTCATGGGCCGTCCTCCCCGGCGCTTGCCAGCCGCAAATCCTTGGGCAGATGGGAGTAGAAATACTCGATGACCTGCTTGGTCAGAGGCGCGGCGGCCGAACTGCCGTGGAGGCCGTGCTCGATGAGCACGCAGACCGCGATGGGCGGCTCTTCCCCGGGCACGCCGGCCACGAACCACGCGTGATCGCGCTCGTCATAGGGGATGAGCATTTCGTCGTCATAGTGTTTGAAGCGAACCACCTGCGCGGTGCCGGTCTTCCCGAGTACCACCATGCCGGGGATGCGCGCCTCGATCCCCGTGCCTGCGCTGGGCCGCTGGGTTTTCTCGACGCATTTGCGGAGGCCCTGTGTGACAATCTCCAACGTCTTCCCGCTGATGGGCAGGGGGGTGAGGTCCGGTCCGAGCGATTTGTTCAGATAGGGTCTGACGCGGTTTCCGCCGTTGACTACGGCCGCCATCATAACGGCGGCCTGCAACGGGGTTATTGTAACCTGGCCCTGGCCGATCGCGGCGTTGACCGTTTCGCCGGGGTACCACTTCTGCTCCCAGGGGTCGGCGGCGCCGGCATTCTGTTCCCGTTTCCACTCGGTAGACGGGATGAGGCCCTTTTCCTCCGAACCGGGCGGCACATCGAGGCCCGTGACGATGCCGAGCCCGAGCATCTCCGCCCATTTGTTGATGTTGTCGATGCCGAGTTTGAGGCCAACATTGTAGAAGTATTCGTCGCACGAGTATGCGAGGGCGTCGACGATGTCCGAGTGTCCGTGCCCGCCATACTTGTAGCGCCAGCATTTCCACGCGCGGCTGACGCCCGGCAGACGGAAATAGCCGTCGCATCCGAACCGGCTGTGCTCGGTGATAACCCCTTCTTCGAGGCCGCCGATGGCCATGGCCACCTTGAAGATGGAGCCGGGGGCGTAGTGCTCCTGGAAGGCGCGGTTTCGCATGGGGCTGGGCCGTGCTTCGAGGAGCGCCGTACGTTCACGCCCGTAACCGGTGCGCACGAATACGCCGGGGTCGTACCGCGGCGTGCTGGCGATGGCAAGCACCTCGCCGGTATCCGCGGCCAGTACGACGATGGCGCCGCGCTCCGTCCCGAGCAATTCCTCGCATTTTGCCTGAAGGCTGATATCGATCGTGAGAGTCAGGGGTTTGCCGGGCACGGGGTCGCGGCTGAACTCGAACTCCTGATGGAGGCGGCGTCCGAGACTGTCGGTCTGGACGATGGGTCTGCCGTACTCGTCGGTGCGCAACTGCGGTTCGCTTTGGTTGTAGACCACCACGCAGAGCTGTCCATCGCGCCCACGGAGAATGGGGTCATACATCTGCTCGACGCCCATGCGTCCGATCAGGTCGCCCATCCTGAAGGCGGGTCCGCGGGCATTGAGTTCTTCCTGACTGATTTCGCCGACGTAGCCGAGGACCTGCCCCGCCACCTCCCCATAATGGTAGCGGCGCAAGGGCCGTACCGTCGTATACACGCCGGGCAACTGAAACGAGTATTCCTCGACGCGCGCCAGTTCGGTTTTCGAGACGTTCTGTTTGACGGGGAGCTGGGTGAACGGTTTCTTTTGATACTTGGAGATGTTGTCGATGAGGGCATTCGCGTCGATGGCCAGCAGTTGTGCGAGCCGCCGGGCGACGCGCTCCCGCTCGGATTCCCTGCAATCGGCGGGGACGAACATGATGTCGCAGGCGGGCTGGGTGTCGGCGAGCACCACGTCTTCGCTACGGCCATAGATGATGCCCCGGGGGGCTTCGAGCCGCTCGAAGTGGAGGCGGTTCTCGTTCGAGGCTTCCGCGTATTCGTTGCCGTGGATGATCTGCAGGTCCCACAAACGCAGGGCAAGCAGGGAATAGAGCACGACGATGCCGGCCATAATGACCCGAAGACGCTGCGGGGCGCCCTCAAAGCGTTTTGGTTTCTCGCGTTCAAGAAGCATTCTATACCCCCTGTGTCTGTGGCGAGAGCAGCCGCTGGAAGAGCCGGTCCATCAGAAAGAACACGAGCGGGGTCAATAGCGCCGTGTAAAGCGTGGCGGGCACTACGGTGCTCTTGAACGACGCAAACACCATCCAGTGCGCCTCCTGGACCGACTCGATCACGAAATACAGAATGCCCTCCAGGAGTCCGGCGAGGCATACGAGGCCCGCCTTGACCGCTGGATGCTGGGTAATCAGCCGTGCCGCAATGCGGCCCGTGAGAAACCCCACGACGACGTAACAGAGGATGTAATGGCCGATGACGCTGTCGCTGACCACGTCTTGAAACAGTCCCCCGAGCACACCGGTGAACATGGCCCGTTCTTCGCCTTCGGTTATGGCGAAATAGATGACCAGCAGCAGCACGAGATTGGGGGAAACGCCTTTGACCTTGATAGCGTCTTCCTCGATCCACGTGGTTTGAATCAACGCGGTGGCGATGATCAAGACTGCCCATATGATGTTTTTTCGCATGATCTTAAGGTGCGTACCGTTCCTGCGGCGAGCGCTCATCCGGCATGAGGTGCGCGCGCGATACGGCGCCCTGTGGCCGCGTGCCGCCGCGTATTTCGCCGGCCGGAATGAGCGCCTGGGAGATTACGAAGACTTCATCGAGGCTCTGCAGGTCGGCGTCGGGTTGTACGCGGGCCTTCTTCTGCAGGGTCTTTCCGGCCTCCACGCTCAATACGGTGCCGATGGGACGCCCGGCGGGGTAGACGCCCGTGCCCATGGTTACGACGTGGTCGCCCGAGCCGATCTGGTCCTTCATGTCGATGTATTCCATTTCGCACACGGCGTTGCTGCCGACTTGGCCGGTTCCCCGGATGATGCCGCGCACGCGGTTGCGTTCGACGATGGCGCCGATCTTGCAATCGGGGTTGTGCAGGGTAAGCACAGTGGCGTTGAACGGGCTCACTTCCGAGACCAGTCCCACAACGCCGCCTCCGGGCGCGAGCACGCACATGGCGGGCTCGATGCCGTTGGTGCTGCCTTGGTCAATCGTGAAGGCTGCGAGGGAGCGCGAGATGATTTCGGCGGGGAGCAGGGTGGCGGTCTTTTCGCCGCGCTGGAAATCGAGCATGCGCCGGAGCCGTTCCCGCTCGGCTCTGAGTTCGTCGTGATCCGCCAGCCGCTGCGTCATTTCCGCGCATTCCGTGCGCAGGCGGTTTGCCAAGGCGTAGTTCTGATGGTAGTTGAGCACGAACCCGCTGGCGTAATTGTACGAGTCCTCGGCGAAATCCAGGGCGAGCCAGAAGGGATGGGAAGCCACGGACACGCCGGTGCGGATGACGCGGCTGACGTCGGAGCCGCTCTTGCCCGCCGCCAGTGACGCGAGAGACAGCACCACAAGCACGGCGAGAATAATGGTAGCGCGATGTTCGCCTATGCGTCGCTTCAAGCTCACGCGTCGTCACCCAAAGGGTCTTTTGCGGAAGCCCGGCCAGCGGCGTTATGAGCGGCCAAGCCGATGGCTCAGACCTCCTCATCCTGGAAATTCTTCAAGCCTTCGAGATACTTGCCCGTTCCCAGAACGACGGCCGTAAGAGGGTCTTCCGCGACCGTTACATGCAGGCCCGTTTCCTTGGAGAGCAACTGATCCAACCCGCGCAGAAGCGCGCCGCCGCCAGCCAGCACCACGCCGCGGTCCACGATGTCGGCGGACAATTCGGGCGGCGTACGCTCGAGGGTAACGCGCACGGCGTCGACGATGGCGCCGACGGGCTCGCGCAACGCGTCGCGGATTTCTTCCGAGGTGATGGTCAGTATCTTGGGCAATCCCATGACCTGGTCGCGGCCCTTCACCTGCATTTCCAATTCGTTCTTGAGGGGAAAT encodes:
- the rodA gene encoding rod shape-determining protein RodA codes for the protein MSQIARDLNLMDSHIRIVNWRNLRHLDWLVVVLVAGLAYVGLSNMYSASYGYEGAEATPHFARQALFLGIGALVALIIVCIDYRFLAALAPLMYIGALAALLAVLTIGLTVKGGRSWFRIGTFGLQPSEYTKLATIYMLAWYLAKIGPRIRRIPYLVLAFLIAAVPSILIAAQSDMGTALTYVPVAFVMVFVAGCRKWHLAAIILVGLAIVPVLWMRLEPYQRDRVKTFIDPTKAPDSEGYQIIQTKIAVGSGQMWGKGVGHGTQTHLRFLPEYRTDFIFSLLAEERGFVGAAVVIALFTAFLIRGLVLSEECPEPAGNLLAAGCVTILAFHVFVNVAITIHLMPITGLPLPFLSYGGSFYLTTMMCVGTMLSVNVRKGMFAEK
- the mrdA gene encoding penicillin-binding protein 2 codes for the protein MLLEREKPKRFEGAPQRLRVIMAGIVVLYSLLALRLWDLQIIHGNEYAEASNENRLHFERLEAPRGIIYGRSEDVVLADTQPACDIMFVPADCRESERERVARRLAQLLAIDANALIDNISKYQKKPFTQLPVKQNVSKTELARVEEYSFQLPGVYTTVRPLRRYHYGEVAGQVLGYVGEISQEELNARGPAFRMGDLIGRMGVEQMYDPILRGRDGQLCVVVYNQSEPQLRTDEYGRPIVQTDSLGRRLHQEFEFSRDPVPGKPLTLTIDISLQAKCEELLGTERGAIVVLAADTGEVLAIASTPRYDPGVFVRTGYGRERTALLEARPSPMRNRAFQEHYAPGSIFKVAMAIGGLEEGVITEHSRFGCDGYFRLPGVSRAWKCWRYKYGGHGHSDIVDALAYSCDEYFYNVGLKLGIDNINKWAEMLGLGIVTGLDVPPGSEEKGLIPSTEWKREQNAGAADPWEQKWYPGETVNAAIGQGQVTITPLQAAVMMAAVVNGGNRVRPYLNKSLGPDLTPLPISGKTLEIVTQGLRKCVEKTQRPSAGTGIEARIPGMVVLGKTGTAQVVRFKHYDDEMLIPYDERDHAWFVAGVPGEEPPIAVCVLIEHGLHGSSAAAPLTKQVIEYFYSHLPKDLRLASAGEDGP
- the mreD gene encoding rod shape-determining protein MreD → MRKNIIWAVLIIATALIQTTWIEEDAIKVKGVSPNLVLLLVIYFAITEGEERAMFTGVLGGLFQDVVSDSVIGHYILCYVVVGFLTGRIAARLITQHPAVKAGLVCLAGLLEGILYFVIESVQEAHWMVFASFKSTVVPATLYTALLTPLVFFLMDRLFQRLLSPQTQGV
- the mreC gene encoding rod shape-determining protein MreC, with amino-acid sequence MSLKRRIGEHRATIILAVLVVLSLASLAAGKSGSDVSRVIRTGVSVASHPFWLALDFAEDSYNYASGFVLNYHQNYALANRLRTECAEMTQRLADHDELRAERERLRRMLDFQRGEKTATLLPAEIISRSLAAFTIDQGSTNGIEPAMCVLAPGGGVVGLVSEVSPFNATVLTLHNPDCKIGAIVERNRVRGIIRGTGQVGSNAVCEMEYIDMKDQIGSGDHVVTMGTGVYPAGRPIGTVLSVEAGKTLQKKARVQPDADLQSLDEVFVISQALIPAGEIRGGTRPQGAVSRAHLMPDERSPQERYAP